CTTATCAAATGAATATGAACAGAAAATGAACGAGTGAACTAATCCATATTTTTTTATAATTTACGGAATTTAATCCTTATTTACACTTCTTATTATAAAATAATGGGGGTAGACATTTTGTATCATGCACAGAACGGAGGTAGTAATAGAATGAAATACAACAAGAAAGATGGGTTAAGTTATGAAATACGGCCTGCAAACGAGCAAGATGCCCTTGAATTATCTCACGTAAGATGGCAAATCGATGGTGAAACTGACTATCTAGATAGAGAACAAGGAGAAGATTATTTAGATGAAGCTGGATTTAAAGAGCGTATACGTCAAGATAAAGTGACAATTAACCATCTATTTTTAGTAGCTGAAGTTGACGGACAAATTGTTGGCTTTTCTAGGTGTGAAGGCAGCCATTTAAAACGACTTTCTCATCGCGTAACGTTCGGTGTATGTGTTTTAAAATCATATTGGGGGTATGAAATAGGAAAAAACCTTTTAGGAGAGTCTATTCGTTGGGCTAAAAGTCAGCAATTAAAGAAAATGACGCTGCAAGTGCTTGAAAAAAATGAAAAAGCACTAAAATTATATGAAAATAAAGGATTTGTCGTGGAAGGTGTACTTAAAGATGATAAATTACTATCGGATGGTCATTACTATAACACCCTCCTAATGAGTAAGTTTTTATAATAAAGGGTAACTGACTTTAGGAAAACACCTAGTCTTATCAATTCTTATAAATCAGCATGTCTCATAGGAGGTCATCATTTTGGCACTGACACCTATTATAATATTACTATTCATCGGTTATATTATTTTCACCATCGATAAGAAAAAAGAAAATTTCCCCGTTCCAGCTATTTTAACGCTAGTTGGTATCGGACTATTTTTCGTCCCATACTTCTCTCAAGTTGAGGTCACACCAAATATTATCTATCATGTGCTCTTACCTGGATTATTGTTTACCTCAGCTTATCAATTTCCAATCGATGCTTTCAAGCAGCATGGTGGGCTTATTAGCTTCCTTGCCACGATCGGTATTGTCATCACTGTCTTAATGTTAGGAGCGGCAATTTTTGCATTAGCGGGACTATTCACGTCCTTGTCATTTATCGGAGCTCTGTTAATTGCAACTATGCTCACCCCCACAGATCCTGTTTCTGTTACAGCTATCTTGCAGCAATCTTCACGAGAACCACTGGTTGCCAATGTTCTTGAAGGTGAATCCTTAATTAATGATGGGACAAGTATTGTGCTGTTCACTGTTATTTTAAGTATTTTTCTCGAAAATAGTGCTCTTTCATTTACTCAAGTCCTTTGGGAGTTTGCATATGTCTCTTTTGGAGGAACTGCTATCGGCTTTTTGGGTGGCTGGCTATTTAGTAAAGCCATTCATCTCACACATGAACGCGACTACCAAGTCATGTTAAGTATTGTCGTCGCTTATGGCACCTTTAATGTAGCAGAATATATGGGTTTTTCAGGAGTATTAGCTACTGTGTCTGCCGGTATGATGTTATCCTTTGAATTTGGTCGCTTAATTAAAGAAGAGCACTTCCGAGACGCTCTCGATAATTTTTGGCGTATTGTTGAAGTTTCCGTATTATCTATCCTATTTTTACTTATTGGACTAGTAGCAGCAGATTATTTATCATTTAACTATTGGGTACTTGGTATTTTAATTTTTACCGTTTCAATCGGGATACGATGCTTCCTTATTATTACCACTACACAATTTTTCTCTAACTGGCGCCGTAAAATAGGATGGAAAACTGCTACCATATTAAGCTGGTCAGGAATTAAAGGGGCTGTTTCTGTCTTTATGATTCTATCAGTAAAAGAAGCCGGAAGTGGCACTGAAACAGATTTAATCATTTCCCTCACCTTTGCAGCATTACTATTGTCGCTCGTTATACAAAGTATTGGTGTATACCCATTGTCAAAGAAGCTGTTACGGTTAAGCCCTAAATGGTAGGCTTCCATCCACCTTTTTTCATCATTCATACAGGCTTAAAACGCAAAAAGTGCCGCTTTTTTTAATAAAGGTTGTCTTCCTGATAGCTTTTGCCTCAATGGAGGACACTGCCCTAATTGACAGAGTTGTTGAAAAAACAAGAGCTACTGCTGATAAAGCAGAAGTGCTCTTGATTTCTCTAAATATCTTTAATTAATAACTAGTGGAACGACTGCTCCTTTATTAACATCAATAAGACCAAAGTCGGTAATTTTCAGCGCTGGGCTGACTGGCAAAGACAACGTGCTGATAGACATAATGGCATTATAATGCTGGTAACCTAGCTTTTCTAAACTGTGCCGCAAACTCTCAACTTCTTCAGCTAGCGCTTCCAATGGCTTTTCTGAGAGAATCCCGCCAACAGGAAGCTCTACTAATTTCAGTACTTGCCCCTCATGTACAACACAAATACCTCCTTGATGACGAATAATTTCATTAGCCGCTATTTGCATATCCTGAGCATTTTGCCCGATAACGAGCAGATTATGATTGTCGTGAGAATAAGTTGTAGCCACCGCTCCCTTCTTAATGATATCGCCACCGATTAATCCGTATCCACGATTACCATTTTTTCCATACCGTTCAAACGTAGCAATTAATCCAAATGGACTCGTTTCCCATTGTAACTCCTGATTATGAATTGACACGTACTCTTGGCGTTCTTCTGTAAAAGTCGAACCGTCTTTCACCATCATGATCCGGCATAAATGCTGGCCGTTCTCTTTCGCTTGAGTAAGTGTGAAATCTTTAACAGAAAGCGGCTCTAAACGAACACTTCTATAAAATGTTTCAGGAAAGGCTGCATATGAGGTCTGGTCATATATTTCCCCACAACTGTAAACTTTTTTGCCGTCTTTATAGACGACATCTATAGAAAATTCTGACATATCACGCATCAAGATGAAATCTGCACACTTTCCTGGTGCGATGCTTCCTCGATCAAAGAGTTTCATACGTCTGGCAGGAGTATATGTACAGGCATATATCACTTGCTCAGGTGACATTCCCATGCTCATTGCTTTACGGGCAATGTGATTTAGGTGACCATGTTTTGTAAATGAATCAGGCATCACATCATCTGTAACAAAGCAAAAGTGTTCTGTCACTTGATGATCTATCAAATAATTAATAATTTCAGGGGAAAGGGATTTTTCCTGAATTTCAATAAACATCCCTGCGGCAATCCGTTCTTCCATCCCTTCAACTGTTTGATGAGTATGATCCGAATCCACTCCAGCATAGAGCATTTTCTGCAGGTCTACATCACGTAATTTTGGAACATGTCCCTCAATCGGCAATTCTGGATAACGCCTACGAATATGATTTATAATATCATTTGTCTTACCTGGCTCCCCTGAAACGACCTCTACATAGTTCATAATTTCACCCAAGCATAGAATATCCTTTTCACTAAGTAGCTCGTCAATGTCATCCTTTGAAATAGCTCCTCCCGCCGTCTCAAGACGTGTTGCTGGGACAGAGCTTGGAATACCGTAAAATATATCAGCCACACATCCTTGACTCGCCTTTATCATCTCTGTCACACCTTTAAGCCCAAAAACATTAGCCATTTCATGGGGTTCTGAGACAACTGTGGTGACGCCATTTTTGATCAACCCATGAGAAAAAGTTTCTGGCGTGACCATTGTACTCTCAATATGCAAATGAATATCAATCAATCCTGGAATCATATAATACCCTCTGCCGTCGATAACCTCATCTGCTCGAAAAGTCTTTCTTCCTTGCTTACCTACGTACAAAAATTTCCCATCTTTGATGGCTACATTTCCTTTGACAAATTTGCGGAAGTAGCTATTAAATATAATGACGTTCACTATTAAACAATCAACTTTCATTGTTATCACTCCTACGAATTACTCTACTAAAACAAGTTTATCTTCAGGAAATATAAGTTTTAAATGCTGTCCCACTTCAAATGGTGCTTCTGTTTCTTGATTCACTGTGAACGGCCCAATCGCTGTATCAACGATGAATTGATAACCTCTGCCAAGGAATGTACAAACTGTCACTGTTCCATTTAATACGTTCCTTTGATTTTTGACATTCCCTGTGACTACCTCAGCTTTTATATTATCTGGTCGAATTGCGGCAATTTTTGCTGAAGCGGATTGATCATCACGTCTATTAACAAAAAAATCAACGCCTTTCACCTGTAGTCGGACCGTATTTTCCAAGTTCTCTCGTTCATCAAATGTTATAAAATTTTTAAAGCCGATAAAGTCAGCAACAAATGTCGTTTTAGGCTGTTTATATATGATAGATGGTTCATCAAGCTGTTCAATAACCCCTTGATTCATAACGGCAACTTGATCAGATATTGAAAAACACTCTTCCTGATCATGTGACACATACACTGTTGTAATGCCTAATTCCTGCTGTATTCTCCTGATCTCCACTCTCATACTTACACGTAAATTAGCGTCTAAATTACTCAATGGTTCATCAAATAACAATAGATCCGGTTCAATAATCAGTGCTCGGGCGATAGCAACTCTCTGCCTTTGTCCTCCCGAAAGCTCTTGCGTAAAACGCTTTTCAAATCCGGAGAGATTAACAATCTCTAACATGCTTGCCACACGCTTTTCAATTTCTTTTTTTGACAGCTTTCGAAGTCTAAGCCCAAAAGCCACATTATCAAAAACAGATAGATGCGGAAATAAGGCGTAATTTTGAAAAACAAAACCAAAATTACGTCTATTAACAGGCACTTTCGTATAATCTGTCTCTTTAAATAAAAATTGACCTGATCGTGCTTCTAAAAACCCAGCAATCAAACGCAGTGTCGTTGTTTTTCCACAACCGCTTGGTCCAAGGAGAGAAATTAATTTTCCTTTTTCAATATCTAAATTAAAATTCTTTAAAATATCTTGTTTATGATAAGCTACGGACACGTCTTTTAACTGCACTAACGCCATGAACTTACCTCCTTTTGGTGAAATAAGATAGGCCTAATAGCCGTTCGATTAAAAACATCAGCACAGCTGTCAAAATCATCAATAATACTGAAATTGATGCGATTGTAGGATCAAAATAATATTGAACATAGGTAAGCATTTGTATAGGAAGAGTGCTAATACCTGGTCCAGTCATAAAGACAGAAATATCCACATTATTAAATGATTCTAAAAATGCGATAATAACCGCTGCTAAAATTCCTGTTTTTATGTTTGGAAGGACGACTTTAAAAAATGTTTCCAACCGACCTGCTCCAAGGCTCATTGCTGCTTCTTCAACAGCAAAGTCAAAGTTTGACAGACTTGAAGAAATCACTCTTATGATAAAAGGCAGCATGATCACGGTATGACCTATAAAAAGAGCGATATATATAGGTAATTGATAAGCTACAATAATGTATCTTAACAGCGTAAAACCTAATACGATTCCGGGAATTAATATTGGCGAAATAAACAGCGCATTTAATATATTCTTACCTCTGAAATCCGCGCGACTTAAAGCATAAGCCGCCGGTATTCCGAGAATAAGCGCCAGCATATTTCCAGCGAATGAAACTAAAATGGAAATTTTAAAAGTTTGTAGGAACATTTGCACGTCGAAAATGTTCACATACCATCGAAATGAGAAGCCTTCAGGCGGGAACTTTAAGACGTTCCCCGGCTCAAATGAAGTCATAGAAATAATGACGAGCGGCCCTAATAAAAAGATAAATACGAGAAGCGTAAACGGGCCTAACAATCGACTTTTTGCTTGCATACACGTCTACCCCTTCGGATTCAGTTTATATGCTGCTTTATTCATTACTGTTATAACAGCAAAAGTGACAACAATCATAATCGTTGCGATAATTGAGGCAAGCTGCCAATCATTCAATGTAATGGCATTTTGATAAAGAAAGGTGGAAACGACTCTTGCTCTTCCTCCGAGCAAGGCAGGTGTCGTATACGCTGTAAAGCTCCCAACAAATACTAGAATTGAACCGATCATTAAACCTGGGACACAAAGAGGGAACAATACTTTGCGAAAGACCGTTAATTTTGACGCTCCAAGACTTTCTGCCGCCTTTAATAAATCTTGCTCCACATTTTCCAAAACCCCTACAAGCGTTACGATGATCAATGGAAGAAATAGATGGACAAGGCCTATCGTCACAGCTGTTGGTGTATAGAGAAGTTCAATAGGGGCGTTAATTAAACCCGTATTAAGGAGAAGGCTATTTAGAAGCCCGTCCCTTCCAAGTATCACCATCCAGCTGAAAGACCTGACAACCGGACTTGTCAGTAGAGGAAAAATAGTAAGCAGCAGCAAGAACATTTTTTTTCTCCCTGTTAGCTTTGATATATAATAGGCAACTGGAAAACCAAGGATAATACAAATGAAAGTCGTCATGAGGCTCACCCGTAGTGTCCGCCACAAAATACTCATAAAATAATCATCTGTAAAAAACTGAATATACCCTTTAAAGGTAAACGTTCCTGCATCGACAAAAGTCGTTCCGATCGTCAAGGTAATCGGAATAACCATAAAAATTGTTAAAAATAACACCCCAGGAAGCAGTAATAAATAGAACGTTTTTCTTTTCATAGCCAAAACCTCAGTTTCTGTTTTCTAGGCGTTGAATGTCTCAATAAACAATCGAAGAAATGCTTCACTGTCTACATCCGTACAGACACGAACATTCGGCTTCTTCTCTAAACGGTTCTGAAAATCACAAACCGTCTGTCCATCACATAGCTCACTATTCGTTTCGATATCCACATAGTAATTTTCCGTTGTGACTAATTGATTATCTATAGCAACTGCAACTGCCAAAGGATCGTGCAGGGCTGAGCCTTCTATCCCGTTTCGTTCGTAATAACGTTGCATGTAGTCTCGTGTACTATCCCTTACGTAATGAGCTAATTCAGGATTTGTTATTTGGTCTATATGCTTCTTTTTAAGTAATGCTTTTCGAGTCACATCAAGACCAACGAGCGTCGTACGAGGAAAGTCCGCATGAATAACCACCTTAGCCGCTTCTGGATCAGCAAACATATTGTATTCAGCCACAGGCGTCACATTCCCCGGTCCACTCACAACCCCACCCATAAAGATAACTTCTTTCACCTTCTGCGGAAAATCTGGCGCCTTTTCAATAGCAAGGGCCAAATTAGTCAAAGGTCCTGTCATAATTAGTGTCACTTCGCCTGGATGAGCATTTACTTCATTAATCATTTTGTCTGGCGCTGATAGAGATTCTGGCTGCTTCGTCACCTTCATTGAACGAAGGGCGCCCCCAAGTCCATCTTCGCCATGAATCCTATGCTCAAAATAAGGGGCCCGGTTTAAGGGAGCTGATGCTCCTTTATAAACTGGGATATCATGATCAGCGTTAATTAGCTGCAATATTTTACATGTATTTAATGTGGCTGTTTCTAAAGAGACATTCCCATTAACTGTGGTAAGACCGGCAATGTGGAATTCACAACTTTTCACAGCAAGAATAATCCCAAGGGCATCATCAATACCAGTATCCACATCCAATATAATTTTTTGTGACATTTTTTTTCACCAACTTTCATCTTTTATTACAGATAACCTTCCTGCTTCAAAATAGAGAGTAGAGATAAATCTATTTAGGTAGAAGATAAAGGACGCTCATGTCCTGATTCACGCAACGACCAATCAGTGGGAGAAGGCCGAAAACGCCCACTGATTGAAAGTTCGTTTTATTGAGCAAACTCTCGATTCCACCTGTCAATCCAGTGGTCATTGTTTTCATTAACGAATGACATATCCAGTACAATGAGACTTTCAATCACATCGTCACCGTACGTAATACCTTCCGCTTCTTCCTCCGTCAGATTCAATGAGGTGTGAACAGGTGAGTCAATTTTAGCCAACGCTGCGGCTCTTTGTACTTCCTCACTTAAAATCCAATCAATGAAAGCTTCTGCCAGTTCCTTATTCTCACTACCCTTCACAATGTTGACGGTGTTGATAACAGCGTATCCCCCCTCTTCTGGAGAAATGAATTGTGCTTCTGGAACTGATTCCTGAACATCAGCGAAAAACATTTCCATAATAGGTCCAGCGGCTACTTCTCCTTGAATAAACATGTTCACAAATTCTGATGTGCCTTCATACTCTGTCACAATATTAGGGTTTAAGTCAGCTAATTGAGTGAATGCTTCATCTTCATTGAACGTTTCATTTCCTGCTACTCTTGAAGCGGCATCTAAAAACATCGGGCCAGATGTCGTTGTTATACCAGGTATTGTTATATTTCTTTCTAGCTCTGCATCCCATAAGTCGGCCCATGACGATATATCTTTATCTGTTCTATCTGGATGATACGCAATACCAAACTGTGCGATCGTGTACGCCGGCCCGTATTCTTCTCCAGTCGGTGCTTTTGCAACATCATAAATGTCAGCTAAATTTGGAATGTTCTCTCGATCAATCGTCTCAAAAATATCCGCTTCAATACCTTGTTGGGCATAATAATCAGATAAATAAATAAGATCTACTTTTGAGCTGCCTTGTTCCACTCTACTTAACCGCTCTGCGTTATTCCCCGTATCCAAAACAATAGTTACACCATGTTCTTCCTCAAAAGGTGTAAAGACTTCTTCACGGAAAAAGTCTTCTGCGAATCCCCAAGTAGAGATGACTAATTCATCACTCTCATTTGCAGAATCACTTTCATCACCTAGATTCTCTCCACCTCCACAAGCAGTTAATACCGTTAATCCAGCTAGCGATGTCCAAAAAAACTTTTTCATCATTATAAACCCCTCCATTTAATAGATTATATATAAACAAGGCGTCCGCTATTTCACAGGTGAATTAGACGATTGTGAGAGGAGCACCATTGTTTTACATACGAACTAATACCATTAAAAAAAAGGTGATCTTAATAGAATGAGCCATGTCATTCCTTAAGATCACCTTTTCTTTGTAAACAAAGATAAGAAGCATCTAACAGTTGTGAGTATGATTGGTTTTCTTTTAGATAAATCCAAAAGAAACACCAAGGATTTAAATGTCTGACAAAACAATATTTGTGAAGGCTAACTGGGTTGCCCCATCGTAATCTCTTAGCACAGCTTCAAGGGGTAGATGAAGCTCCTGTTCTATTTTTTCTTTTAATTTCTTTTTATAGAGCTGAGACATGCGAAAATCCACTTCCATTTTTAAGTTTGGA
The DNA window shown above is from Salipaludibacillus agaradhaerens and carries:
- a CDS encoding cation:proton antiporter; this encodes MALTPIIILLFIGYIIFTIDKKKENFPVPAILTLVGIGLFFVPYFSQVEVTPNIIYHVLLPGLLFTSAYQFPIDAFKQHGGLISFLATIGIVITVLMLGAAIFALAGLFTSLSFIGALLIATMLTPTDPVSVTAILQQSSREPLVANVLEGESLINDGTSIVLFTVILSIFLENSALSFTQVLWEFAYVSFGGTAIGFLGGWLFSKAIHLTHERDYQVMLSIVVAYGTFNVAEYMGFSGVLATVSAGMMLSFEFGRLIKEEHFRDALDNFWRIVEVSVLSILFLLIGLVAADYLSFNYWVLGILIFTVSIGIRCFLIITTTQFFSNWRRKIGWKTATILSWSGIKGAVSVFMILSVKEAGSGTETDLIISLTFAALLLSLVIQSIGVYPLSKKLLRLSPKW
- a CDS encoding nucleoside hydrolase; translated protein: MSQKIILDVDTGIDDALGIILAVKSCEFHIAGLTTVNGNVSLETATLNTCKILQLINADHDIPVYKGASAPLNRAPYFEHRIHGEDGLGGALRSMKVTKQPESLSAPDKMINEVNAHPGEVTLIMTGPLTNLALAIEKAPDFPQKVKEVIFMGGVVSGPGNVTPVAEYNMFADPEAAKVVIHADFPRTTLVGLDVTRKALLKKKHIDQITNPELAHYVRDSTRDYMQRYYERNGIEGSALHDPLAVAVAIDNQLVTTENYYVDIETNSELCDGQTVCDFQNRLEKKPNVRVCTDVDSEAFLRLFIETFNA
- a CDS encoding ABC transporter permease, coding for MQAKSRLLGPFTLLVFIFLLGPLVIISMTSFEPGNVLKFPPEGFSFRWYVNIFDVQMFLQTFKISILVSFAGNMLALILGIPAAYALSRADFRGKNILNALFISPILIPGIVLGFTLLRYIIVAYQLPIYIALFIGHTVIMLPFIIRVISSSLSNFDFAVEEAAMSLGAGRLETFFKVVLPNIKTGILAAVIIAFLESFNNVDISVFMTGPGISTLPIQMLTYVQYYFDPTIASISVLLMILTAVLMFLIERLLGLSYFTKRR
- a CDS encoding GNAT family N-acetyltransferase gives rise to the protein MKYNKKDGLSYEIRPANEQDALELSHVRWQIDGETDYLDREQGEDYLDEAGFKERIRQDKVTINHLFLVAEVDGQIVGFSRCEGSHLKRLSHRVTFGVCVLKSYWGYEIGKNLLGESIRWAKSQQLKKMTLQVLEKNEKALKLYENKGFVVEGVLKDDKLLSDGHYYNTLLMSKFL
- a CDS encoding ABC transporter ATP-binding protein, whose product is MALVQLKDVSVAYHKQDILKNFNLDIEKGKLISLLGPSGCGKTTTLRLIAGFLEARSGQFLFKETDYTKVPVNRRNFGFVFQNYALFPHLSVFDNVAFGLRLRKLSKKEIEKRVASMLEIVNLSGFEKRFTQELSGGQRQRVAIARALIIEPDLLLFDEPLSNLDANLRVSMRVEIRRIQQELGITTVYVSHDQEECFSISDQVAVMNQGVIEQLDEPSIIYKQPKTTFVADFIGFKNFITFDERENLENTVRLQVKGVDFFVNRRDDQSASAKIAAIRPDNIKAEVVTGNVKNQRNVLNGTVTVCTFLGRGYQFIVDTAIGPFTVNQETEAPFEVGQHLKLIFPEDKLVLVE
- a CDS encoding ABC transporter permease; translation: MKRKTFYLLLLPGVLFLTIFMVIPITLTIGTTFVDAGTFTFKGYIQFFTDDYFMSILWRTLRVSLMTTFICIILGFPVAYYISKLTGRKKMFLLLLTIFPLLTSPVVRSFSWMVILGRDGLLNSLLLNTGLINAPIELLYTPTAVTIGLVHLFLPLIIVTLVGVLENVEQDLLKAAESLGASKLTVFRKVLFPLCVPGLMIGSILVFVGSFTAYTTPALLGGRARVVSTFLYQNAITLNDWQLASIIATIMIVVTFAVITVMNKAAYKLNPKG
- a CDS encoding adenine deaminase C-terminal domain-containing protein produces the protein MKVDCLIVNVIIFNSYFRKFVKGNVAIKDGKFLYVGKQGRKTFRADEVIDGRGYYMIPGLIDIHLHIESTMVTPETFSHGLIKNGVTTVVSEPHEMANVFGLKGVTEMIKASQGCVADIFYGIPSSVPATRLETAGGAISKDDIDELLSEKDILCLGEIMNYVEVVSGEPGKTNDIINHIRRRYPELPIEGHVPKLRDVDLQKMLYAGVDSDHTHQTVEGMEERIAAGMFIEIQEKSLSPEIINYLIDHQVTEHFCFVTDDVMPDSFTKHGHLNHIARKAMSMGMSPEQVIYACTYTPARRMKLFDRGSIAPGKCADFILMRDMSEFSIDVVYKDGKKVYSCGEIYDQTSYAAFPETFYRSVRLEPLSVKDFTLTQAKENGQHLCRIMMVKDGSTFTEERQEYVSIHNQELQWETSPFGLIATFERYGKNGNRGYGLIGGDIIKKGAVATTYSHDNHNLLVIGQNAQDMQIAANEIIRHQGGICVVHEGQVLKLVELPVGGILSEKPLEALAEEVESLRHSLEKLGYQHYNAIMSISTLSLPVSPALKITDFGLIDVNKGAVVPLVIN
- a CDS encoding ABC transporter substrate-binding protein; the protein is MKKFFWTSLAGLTVLTACGGGENLGDESDSANESDELVISTWGFAEDFFREEVFTPFEEEHGVTIVLDTGNNAERLSRVEQGSSKVDLIYLSDYYAQQGIEADIFETIDRENIPNLADIYDVAKAPTGEEYGPAYTIAQFGIAYHPDRTDKDISSWADLWDAELERNITIPGITTTSGPMFLDAASRVAGNETFNEDEAFTQLADLNPNIVTEYEGTSEFVNMFIQGEVAAGPIMEMFFADVQESVPEAQFISPEEGGYAVINTVNIVKGSENKELAEAFIDWILSEEVQRAAALAKIDSPVHTSLNLTEEEAEGITYGDDVIESLIVLDMSFVNENNDHWIDRWNREFAQ